In Limibacter armeniacum, a single window of DNA contains:
- a CDS encoding VWA domain-containing protein → MVDLITEYSPCFLPLCVLAGTGLAYLLYTQKNVPWNMTLNKVLFAVRAILLSLLLILLLGPYVKSRRNIYEKPSVVIAVDNSMSIPLVTDSAVVDKALTQLKSLGESLKGEDYNVELRTFDGFVEEKDFGLNLFDKQTSDLSGMLGQIQSQYENKNLAGVVLLTDGIYNQGFSPSYTPYSMNIYPVGIGDTLPQTDVNLKAVYSNKITYTGNKFPMVAEIANTGFEGKKAEVELLHNGKILDRKSISFTKRTDLQQVKFLAEAKKKGMQRFLIRIKPLEGEFTSENNQKNVYIDVLEGKEKILLVAASPHPDIKTIRSAVEKNKNYELHVHIPGMKGEGLEGYSKKEKYGLAIMHQVPDKRAVGTQVMRELKKRGIPMWFIVGGQSDINTFNQENKLLTLQTSGNQKDNVTGVFNTGFDLFTFEDEKKEVVSKLPPVSVPFGEVKVGGGADVMIYQRVGNIKTKKPLLVAGEQNGYKSAVMLGDGLWLWRLQEFLFDKNQEAVDELIGKMVQYLATKEDRRRFRVYPVAEEFSDAESVLFQSEVYNDIYERIFGQKIELQITSEDGETKAYTFENISANFKYPVNDLKEGIYSYKASTVLNGKTETSEGQFTVKAVQLEALNTTADFNLLRNLANQSGGKFYQEGDLAGLQNHLKNAKPADIIHTQEKYEELSSLEWILALLLVLATVEWVVRKVKGSY, encoded by the coding sequence ATGGTAGATCTTATAACTGAATACTCTCCCTGCTTTTTGCCGCTTTGTGTACTTGCCGGAACCGGCTTGGCATACCTGCTATATACGCAGAAAAATGTGCCTTGGAACATGACCTTAAACAAGGTGCTTTTTGCAGTTAGAGCCATCTTGCTTTCCCTGTTATTAATCCTGTTGTTGGGACCTTATGTAAAAAGCCGAAGAAATATCTATGAAAAACCTTCTGTGGTAATTGCTGTGGATAACTCCATGTCAATTCCATTGGTGACGGACTCTGCCGTGGTAGACAAAGCCTTGACGCAGCTGAAGTCTTTAGGTGAAAGCTTAAAAGGGGAAGACTATAATGTTGAGCTGAGGACTTTTGATGGTTTTGTAGAGGAAAAGGATTTCGGCTTGAACCTATTTGATAAGCAAACCTCTGACTTGAGTGGCATGCTTGGGCAAATACAGTCGCAATACGAAAACAAAAATCTGGCAGGTGTTGTACTGTTGACTGATGGTATTTACAATCAGGGCTTTTCTCCTTCTTATACACCATACAGCATGAATATTTATCCTGTTGGTATTGGTGATACACTCCCACAGACGGATGTCAACCTGAAGGCTGTTTATAGCAATAAGATTACCTATACGGGGAATAAGTTTCCGATGGTGGCAGAGATTGCCAATACAGGTTTTGAAGGGAAAAAAGCGGAGGTAGAACTATTGCACAATGGGAAAATACTGGACCGTAAGTCTATCAGCTTTACGAAAAGAACAGATTTGCAGCAGGTGAAATTTTTGGCGGAGGCTAAAAAGAAAGGCATGCAACGTTTCCTTATCCGAATCAAGCCTTTGGAAGGGGAGTTTACTTCTGAGAACAACCAAAAGAATGTCTATATAGATGTTTTGGAGGGTAAAGAGAAAATCTTGCTGGTGGCGGCTTCTCCACATCCAGATATCAAGACCATCCGTAGTGCTGTAGAGAAAAACAAGAACTATGAGTTGCATGTCCATATTCCGGGCATGAAAGGAGAGGGCTTGGAAGGATACAGCAAGAAAGAGAAATACGGACTGGCAATTATGCATCAGGTACCCGACAAAAGGGCTGTTGGAACACAGGTAATGCGAGAGCTGAAAAAACGAGGTATCCCAATGTGGTTTATCGTAGGAGGGCAGTCTGATATCAATACCTTCAATCAGGAAAACAAACTACTGACCTTACAGACTTCAGGCAATCAGAAAGATAATGTAACAGGTGTATTCAATACAGGATTTGACCTTTTTACTTTTGAGGATGAGAAAAAAGAAGTGGTCAGTAAACTGCCTCCTGTTTCGGTGCCTTTCGGTGAAGTGAAAGTTGGTGGTGGTGCGGACGTTATGATTTACCAGCGCGTGGGGAATATCAAAACCAAGAAACCTCTTTTGGTAGCAGGTGAGCAGAATGGATATAAAAGTGCTGTGATGTTGGGCGATGGTTTGTGGCTTTGGAGATTGCAGGAGTTTCTGTTTGATAAAAATCAGGAAGCGGTGGATGAGCTGATTGGCAAAATGGTACAGTATCTTGCGACAAAGGAAGACCGACGCAGGTTTAGGGTGTATCCTGTTGCTGAAGAGTTTTCGGATGCCGAAAGTGTGTTGTTCCAATCAGAGGTCTATAATGATATCTACGAACGTATCTTCGGACAGAAAATAGAATTGCAGATTACGAGTGAAGATGGGGAGACCAAGGCATATACTTTTGAAAATATCAGTGCCAACTTCAAGTATCCGGTTAATGACCTGAAGGAAGGTATCTATTCATATAAGGCTTCTACTGTTTTGAATGGAAAAACGGAAACTTCTGAAGGACAGTTTACTGTAAAAGCAGTTCAGTTGGAAGCACTGAATACCACCGCAGATTTTAACCTGTTGCGCAATCTGGCAAACCAGTCAGGTGGTAAGTTTTATCAGGAGGGAGATCTTGCCGGTTTACAAAACCATTTGAAAAACGCAAAACCTGCTGATATTATCCATACACAGGAAAAGTATGAGGAGCTGAGTAGCCTTGAGTGGATTTTGGCGCTGTTGCTCGTTTTGGCAACTGTGGAGTGGGTAGTAAGAAAAGTAAAAGGAAGTTATTAG
- a CDS encoding class I SAM-dependent rRNA methyltransferase, with protein MLKQIIIKKGKERAMNNRHPWIFSGAVAKMPHDVENGEIVEVRNQDGGLIGYGFYAPGNQIICRVFEYTRDEMPVTDKAYWHNKIASAFAMRQKFVINEQTNCYRLIHAEGDFFPGLIADVYDKTVAVQLLIKGTERIADFIVEGLEKLGFPYVYNKSKEVAHRLEDVSIKKGWISQKEGDVRIPVLENGVKFWVNVEEGQKTGFFLDQRDARDLVGHYSKDAKVLNTFSYSGGFSMYALKEGAELVHSVDVSQKAVDLCDENVALNGFAPEKHEGFADDVFNFLKNMETDYDVIILDPPAFAKNARAVPKAAQGYKQLNLQAFRRIKPGGIVFTFSCSQKIDRDLFRKIVFGAAADAHRNIRILHQTTQPNCHPINIYHPENEYLKGLVLYVE; from the coding sequence ATGTTGAAACAGATAATCATAAAGAAGGGTAAGGAAAGAGCGATGAACAATCGCCACCCATGGATTTTCTCAGGTGCAGTAGCCAAAATGCCTCATGATGTAGAGAATGGTGAAATCGTAGAAGTCCGCAATCAGGATGGTGGACTGATCGGTTATGGATTCTATGCGCCAGGTAACCAGATCATTTGCCGTGTATTTGAATATACCCGTGATGAAATGCCGGTTACAGACAAGGCTTACTGGCATAACAAGATTGCCTCCGCTTTTGCTATGAGACAAAAGTTTGTCATCAATGAACAGACCAACTGCTACCGCCTTATACACGCTGAAGGGGATTTCTTTCCAGGGTTGATCGCTGATGTATATGACAAGACTGTTGCTGTACAATTACTGATCAAAGGAACTGAGCGTATTGCTGACTTTATTGTGGAAGGGCTTGAAAAACTGGGCTTCCCATATGTTTACAACAAGAGCAAAGAAGTTGCTCACAGACTTGAGGATGTTTCCATTAAAAAAGGATGGATTTCCCAAAAAGAAGGGGATGTTAGGATACCTGTTCTTGAAAATGGGGTGAAGTTTTGGGTCAATGTTGAGGAAGGACAGAAAACAGGCTTTTTCCTTGACCAACGTGATGCCAGAGACTTAGTAGGACATTACAGTAAAGATGCAAAAGTGCTAAACACTTTTAGCTATAGCGGTGGTTTCAGTATGTATGCACTGAAAGAAGGCGCTGAATTGGTACATTCTGTAGATGTTTCTCAAAAGGCTGTTGACCTTTGTGATGAGAATGTGGCGCTAAATGGATTTGCTCCTGAAAAGCACGAGGGCTTTGCTGATGATGTTTTCAACTTCCTGAAAAATATGGAAACGGATTATGATGTAATCATTCTTGATCCTCCTGCATTTGCCAAAAATGCACGTGCAGTACCCAAAGCGGCACAAGGTTATAAACAACTAAACCTACAGGCATTCAGAAGGATCAAGCCGGGGGGAATTGTATTTACATTCTCCTGCTCACAGAAAATTGACCGTGACCTTTTCAGAAAAATTGTATTTGGTGCGGCGGCTGATGCTCACAGAAATATCAGAATCCTACACCAAACTACGCAACCAAACTGTCACCCAATCAACATTTACCACCCTGAGAATGAATACCTGAAGGGTTTGGTATTGTATGTAGAATAA
- a CDS encoding tetratricopeptide repeat protein → MKNFLTVLICTLISFGQLLAQSNLTKELNTEEQLSAYFKELDAKVFEYIYHDYDSAAHYAEELVSSAITFNKPLIEANGYNIISSIYNQKGDYIKSLEFKFKALNRYKEISYHSGRAIMHNNIGVYYFRQEQYDQAKTHYREAIALLNQYKGDSSFRSVATWEAFMSDYSLNLGEVLTVQKQYKEAREYEMEALRFAEKHDLQINKAYIYGILGQIDAAEESYPEALSMMDSAIMMFEQEGDLYAVAEYQLKKGDVLQQDGKIISAIASYEKGLELAQQVGALEWEKTANAQLAILHAARKDFEKAYYAHNAYMTAKDSLLNESTMHRLSELETKYESEKKEAQILLLEKDKEQQFYMLCAGAGFLLLVILSAAFILKANRRIRLAYWQIHEKNMEIEQQAEEITMQRDAIEEKSDLLEQQNNSIKASISYAQRIQQAMLVSLEEMQRKVNDCFVLFKPKDVVSGDFYYFTELHKEGRPLRIVAAVDCTGHGVPGAFMSLISNSLLNEIIHSKHITSPAEILTELDRSIRQTLKQSDSGNRDGMDIALCCIDEQNKVLTYAGAKNPLLYFKHGILHQVKGDRNTIGGHYMKTRPVRFTNHIISLDAPVKFYLFSDGYQDQFGGSMQKKFMLCKFKQLLEEVCDKPFMEQQQVLQETLEYWMEEGNEKQIDDILVMGLVVGA, encoded by the coding sequence ATGAAAAACTTTCTGACCGTACTGATCTGTACCCTTATTTCTTTCGGTCAATTACTTGCTCAGTCCAACTTGACTAAAGAACTGAATACAGAAGAACAACTGTCAGCCTATTTTAAAGAGTTGGATGCAAAAGTATTTGAATATATCTATCACGATTATGATAGTGCAGCTCATTATGCAGAAGAGTTGGTGTCTTCCGCTATTACTTTCAATAAACCCTTGATCGAAGCCAACGGCTATAACATCATATCCTCTATTTACAATCAGAAAGGTGACTATATCAAAAGTCTTGAGTTTAAGTTCAAGGCGCTCAATCGCTACAAAGAGATATCATACCATAGTGGTCGTGCCATTATGCACAATAATATAGGGGTGTATTATTTTAGGCAAGAGCAGTACGATCAGGCCAAGACCCATTATAGGGAAGCAATAGCCCTGCTGAACCAGTACAAAGGGGATTCCAGCTTTAGAAGCGTTGCGACTTGGGAGGCATTTATGTCAGATTATTCACTGAATCTTGGCGAGGTATTGACTGTCCAAAAACAGTATAAAGAAGCAAGGGAGTATGAAATGGAAGCCTTGCGATTTGCCGAAAAACACGACCTGCAAATAAATAAAGCCTATATCTATGGAATTCTAGGGCAAATAGATGCAGCTGAAGAAAGTTATCCCGAAGCATTGAGTATGATGGATTCAGCCATTATGATGTTTGAACAGGAGGGAGACTTGTATGCTGTTGCAGAATACCAACTGAAAAAAGGGGATGTGTTGCAGCAAGATGGGAAAATCATTTCTGCTATTGCTTCATATGAAAAGGGACTGGAATTGGCTCAACAGGTAGGCGCATTGGAGTGGGAAAAAACAGCTAACGCGCAACTGGCTATTTTGCATGCTGCCCGTAAAGATTTTGAAAAAGCCTACTATGCCCACAATGCTTATATGACTGCCAAAGACTCATTGTTGAATGAGTCTACCATGCATCGTTTGTCTGAGTTGGAGACCAAGTATGAAAGTGAGAAAAAGGAAGCCCAGATTCTACTTCTTGAAAAAGACAAGGAGCAGCAGTTTTATATGTTATGTGCTGGAGCTGGCTTTTTGTTGTTGGTGATTCTTTCAGCTGCGTTTATCCTGAAAGCCAACCGTCGGATCCGTTTGGCTTATTGGCAGATCCATGAAAAGAATATGGAAATTGAGCAGCAGGCTGAAGAAATTACAATGCAGCGAGATGCTATTGAGGAAAAAAGTGATTTGCTGGAGCAGCAGAATAACAGCATTAAGGCTAGTATCAGTTATGCGCAACGAATACAGCAGGCGATGTTGGTCTCTTTAGAGGAGATGCAGCGAAAAGTCAATGACTGTTTTGTGCTGTTCAAACCTAAAGATGTCGTTAGTGGAGACTTTTATTACTTTACGGAGTTGCATAAGGAAGGACGTCCACTGCGTATTGTTGCAGCTGTAGACTGTACAGGACATGGAGTTCCGGGAGCGTTTATGTCATTGATCAGTAACAGTTTGCTTAACGAGATTATCCATAGTAAACATATAACCTCTCCTGCTGAAATTCTGACTGAGTTGGACCGAAGTATTCGCCAAACCTTGAAACAAAGTGATTCGGGTAACCGTGATGGAATGGACATCGCACTCTGTTGTATTGATGAGCAGAATAAGGTCCTGACTTATGCAGGCGCTAAAAATCCTTTGCTGTACTTTAAGCATGGAATTCTGCATCAGGTGAAGGGAGACCGCAATACGATCGGTGGGCATTATATGAAAACAAGGCCAGTGAGGTTTACCAATCACATTATTTCATTGGATGCTCCGGTTAAGTTTTACTTGTTTTCTGATGGTTACCAAGACCAGTTTGGAGGTAGCATGCAGAAGAAGTTTATGCTTTGTAAGTTCAAGCAGTTGCTTGAGGAAGTATGTGATAAACCTTTTATGGAGCAGCAGCAGGTATTACAAGAAACGCTTGAATACTGGATGGAGGAAGGTAACGAGAAGCAGATTGATGATATATTGGTTATGGGACTTGTAGTTGGAGCATAA
- a CDS encoding tetratricopeptide repeat protein, translated as MRRIVISIAIVFAHISLLQAQNVDSLLNLYPKQQGVEQVKTINEAIGILKRKDSKTGIELASVAIETAEGVEDLNGLCETYKLLGDCYFREANYSSAIESYQKAISTAKSVGNGTIEGKAANNMAVVYYRQGAYEKALKYYHVSLATKENDKSSQISTFNNIALIHNSLGQYDKAKEIYNKALKVVRELQNKQLEGDLLSNLGLISQNQGDYIKALEEHLQSLRIRKELGDEEGMGISYHNVALVHQVMENFEDAIFNFDRSISLKRKSNDENGLAQSYIGLAAIHMQVKDFEKAINYFEKGKEIDLRLGNKPLYANDLMYLGNCYLEKGELDKALVLLDSSITLSSSIHDKLVYAKAMDLKSKVMMKNGNVGTALQLSNVVLDRAEEMNALELIVSSSFILSEAYSSQKNYKQAYLHHHRFKELSDSLFNAENTKKFTQKAMQYEFDAQQRIQQVKQEKKEAEQRKELEFKQKLLYLAMAVVVIVTILMLLLVKANRRIKSAFFQIKEKNIEIEQQAEEIMMQRDAIEEKSNLLEYHNNSIKASINYARRIQRAMLVSLEEMQSKLEACFVLFRPKDIVSGDFYYFTEVEKDGRVLQVVAAVDCTGHGVPGAFMSIISNSLLNEIIHGKKITAPAEILNELDSSIKQTLKQHDSGNRDGMDISICCIDEERQAMTFAGAKNPLLYFKNGVLHQVKADRMSVGGHYIYEDAKFTEHTVLLDSPVMFYLFSDGYQDQFGGAGNRKFMLHRFKKLLDAIKEKSCEEQHDTLKHVLEDWMVQGGEKQIDDVLVVGALVGVKKSTSV; from the coding sequence ATGAGGAGAATAGTAATTTCAATAGCAATAGTTTTTGCCCATATTTCTTTGCTGCAAGCACAAAATGTTGACAGCCTTTTGAACTTATATCCTAAGCAGCAGGGAGTTGAGCAAGTAAAGACTATTAATGAGGCTATTGGGATATTAAAAAGAAAAGATAGCAAAACCGGAATTGAACTGGCCTCAGTAGCAATAGAAACGGCTGAGGGAGTAGAGGATTTAAATGGTTTGTGTGAGACTTATAAGCTGCTAGGAGACTGTTATTTTCGGGAAGCCAATTACAGTTCAGCAATTGAAAGTTATCAAAAAGCCATCAGTACCGCTAAAAGTGTTGGGAATGGTACGATCGAAGGAAAGGCTGCCAATAACATGGCAGTGGTGTATTATAGGCAAGGAGCTTATGAAAAGGCGCTAAAGTATTATCATGTCAGCTTGGCCACCAAGGAGAATGATAAGTCCTCTCAAATTTCCACTTTCAATAACATAGCTTTGATACATAACAGCCTTGGTCAGTATGACAAGGCAAAGGAAATCTATAATAAGGCATTAAAGGTTGTAAGGGAGCTACAGAATAAACAACTGGAAGGTGACTTGCTCAGTAACCTTGGGTTGATATCTCAGAATCAGGGAGATTATATAAAAGCATTGGAAGAACACCTTCAAAGTCTTCGTATCCGAAAGGAATTGGGAGATGAAGAGGGAATGGGAATCAGTTATCATAATGTCGCACTTGTCCATCAAGTGATGGAAAACTTTGAAGATGCGATTTTCAATTTTGACAGAAGTATCTCACTGAAGCGTAAAAGTAATGATGAGAATGGACTTGCCCAATCCTACATTGGGTTAGCAGCTATCCATATGCAGGTGAAGGACTTTGAAAAGGCAATCAATTACTTTGAGAAAGGAAAGGAGATTGATCTTAGGTTGGGGAATAAGCCGCTTTACGCTAACGACCTGATGTATTTGGGTAACTGTTACCTTGAAAAGGGAGAGTTGGATAAAGCACTTGTACTGTTGGATAGCAGTATTACGCTTTCTTCGAGCATACATGACAAGCTGGTATATGCAAAGGCTATGGATCTTAAATCCAAGGTCATGATGAAAAACGGAAATGTCGGTACGGCACTTCAGTTGAGTAACGTGGTATTGGATAGGGCAGAAGAGATGAACGCACTGGAGTTAATTGTTTCTTCATCCTTTATATTGAGTGAGGCTTATAGCAGCCAAAAAAATTATAAGCAGGCTTATTTGCACCACCATAGGTTCAAGGAGTTAAGTGATTCACTTTTCAATGCCGAAAACACTAAGAAGTTCACGCAAAAGGCAATGCAATACGAGTTTGATGCCCAACAGCGTATCCAGCAGGTGAAACAGGAAAAGAAAGAGGCCGAGCAGCGTAAGGAGTTGGAGTTCAAACAGAAGTTGCTCTATTTGGCTATGGCAGTAGTGGTTATTGTAACAATACTGATGCTGTTATTGGTCAAGGCTAACAGAAGAATCAAAAGTGCTTTTTTCCAGATCAAGGAAAAGAATATAGAAATCGAGCAGCAGGCTGAAGAGATTATGATGCAGCGGGATGCCATAGAAGAGAAAAGTAACCTGCTGGAATATCATAATAATAGCATCAAGGCCAGTATCAATTATGCACGTCGTATTCAGCGTGCGATGTTGGTGTCTCTTGAAGAAATGCAAAGCAAACTGGAGGCATGTTTTGTACTGTTCCGTCCGAAAGATATTGTCAGTGGAGATTTTTATTATTTCACCGAGGTGGAGAAAGATGGACGGGTACTACAGGTAGTGGCAGCCGTAGATTGTACAGGTCATGGAGTGCCGGGAGCATTTATGTCAATTATCAGTAACAGTTTGCTTAATGAAATTATTCATGGTAAAAAAATCACTGCTCCTGCTGAAATCCTGAATGAGCTTGATAGCAGTATCAAGCAAACTTTGAAGCAGCATGATAGCGGTAACCGTGATGGCATGGATATTTCTATCTGCTGTATCGATGAAGAGAGACAGGCAATGACCTTTGCAGGTGCCAAAAACCCATTACTATACTTTAAGAATGGCGTGTTGCATCAGGTGAAGGCAGACCGTATGTCAGTAGGTGGACATTACATCTATGAGGATGCTAAGTTTACAGAACATACAGTTTTGTTAGACTCTCCTGTCATGTTCTACTTATTCTCCGATGGTTATCAGGATCAGTTTGGAGGAGCTGGCAATAGGAAGTTTATGTTGCATCGTTTTAAGAAGCTACTTGATGCAATCAAGGAAAAGTCCTGCGAAGAGCAGCATGATACCTTGAAGCATGTATTGGAAGACTGGATGGTGCAGGGAGGTGAAAAACAGATAGATGATGTATTGGTAGTAGGTGCCTTGGTTGGGGTGAAAAAGTCTACTTCTGTATAA
- a CDS encoding DUF3050 domain-containing protein, protein MDQRIQNIQSAIEPLRQRLLQHRVYGQINTLKTLNIFMEHHVYAVWDFMSLLKSLQQQLTCTTVPWIPKGDPVARKLVNEIVLGEETDVDRHGQIKSHYEMYLEAMQRSGANTSIITELLTLTQFMDIFTSLDETVLPGNVKQFLKNTFEIIDSGEPHKIAAAFTFGREDLIPDMFSEIVKKLNKNQDYDLDDMEYYMQRHIELDGDEHGPMALQMISALCGNDDQKWKDCEEVAKEVLEHRIILWDGIMDEIKSISKKSLFSFSK, encoded by the coding sequence ATGGACCAAAGAATTCAGAATATACAATCAGCTATTGAGCCTCTGAGACAAAGACTGCTACAGCACCGTGTATATGGTCAGATCAATACACTAAAGACGCTCAATATTTTTATGGAGCACCACGTGTATGCAGTTTGGGACTTTATGTCTTTGCTAAAGAGCCTTCAACAACAACTGACTTGTACAACTGTTCCGTGGATACCAAAAGGTGATCCTGTAGCTCGTAAGCTGGTTAATGAAATTGTTCTTGGAGAGGAGACAGACGTTGATCGTCATGGTCAAATCAAGAGCCATTATGAAATGTACTTGGAGGCGATGCAAAGAAGTGGCGCCAACACCAGTATAATTACAGAACTGCTTACACTGACGCAGTTTATGGATATCTTCACTTCACTGGATGAGACTGTTTTGCCAGGTAATGTAAAGCAATTTCTTAAAAATACATTTGAGATTATCGACTCTGGTGAGCCTCATAAAATTGCTGCAGCCTTTACTTTTGGCAGGGAAGATTTGATTCCTGATATGTTCTCTGAAATCGTCAAAAAGCTTAACAAGAATCAGGATTATGATCTGGATGATATGGAGTACTATATGCAGCGCCATATCGAGCTTGATGGTGATGAGCATGGTCCAATGGCACTACAAATGATTTCAGCGCTTTGCGGCAATGATGATCAGAAGTGGAAAGACTGTGAAGAAGTAGCCAAAGAGGTACTTGAGCACAGAATCATTCTTTGGGATGGTATTATGGATGAAATTAAGTCTATCAGCAAGAAGTCTCTTTTCAGCTTTTCAAAATAA
- a CDS encoding Hsp20/alpha crystallin family protein has translation MRRSGCGNKDEWREWRGRGRGRGPIMEILKQLSKEWQGGGSFEDFMEQRMGGKPAVNIREMKSGYKVEVYAAGYSKSDFKVEWSEEGLKVSSEGNPDILQEGERYKKHEYKKEGFKRMLHFSEEVDEDGISASYENGVLTILLPKVKQEEEEESGPVIDIPIE, from the coding sequence ATGAGACGTTCAGGATGTGGCAACAAAGATGAGTGGAGAGAATGGAGAGGCAGAGGTCGAGGCAGAGGTCCAATCATGGAAATTCTAAAACAACTGAGTAAGGAATGGCAGGGAGGAGGCTCTTTTGAGGATTTTATGGAACAGCGAATGGGTGGAAAACCGGCTGTCAATATCCGTGAGATGAAATCAGGATATAAAGTGGAAGTATATGCGGCAGGCTATAGTAAAAGTGATTTTAAGGTAGAGTGGAGTGAGGAAGGGTTAAAGGTTTCTTCTGAAGGAAATCCTGATATTTTGCAGGAAGGGGAACGCTACAAGAAGCATGAATATAAAAAAGAGGGCTTTAAAAGAATGCTTCACTTTTCTGAAGAAGTAGACGAGGATGGTATCAGTGCCAGTTATGAAAATGGAGTACTGACCATATTGCTTCCTAAGGTAAAGCAGGAAGAAGAAGAGGAGAGTGGTCCAGTGATTGATATTCCAATCGAATAA